A window of Mangifera indica cultivar Alphonso chromosome 11, CATAS_Mindica_2.1, whole genome shotgun sequence contains these coding sequences:
- the LOC123229759 gene encoding pathogenesis-related thaumatin-like protein 3.5 isoform X4 codes for MDAFHEKDQLLSDFKAQGIAGSSATVFTLQNQCSYTIWPGTLCGNGIATLGDGGFSLAAGASVQFPVPQAWSGRIWARTGCNFDASGNGKCVTGDCGGLLKCSAGGAPPVSLAEFTIGKDANDKDFYDVSLVDGYNVGLGVKAVGGSGDCRYAGCVTDLKRNCPTELQVMDSGSVVACKSACAAFNTSQFCCTGDHATPQTCSPTQYSKLFKNACPTAYSYAYDDATSTFTCSGSDYVITFCPS; via the coding sequence GCATTGCAGGTTCTTCGGCTACAGTTTTCACTCTCCAGAATCAATGCAGTTATACGATATGGCCCGGAACTTTATGCGGCAACGGCATCGCCACTCTCGGTGACGGGGGGTTCTCATTAGCTGCAGGTGCGTCAGTCCAGTTCCCCGTCCCACAAGCTTGGTCCGGTCGAATCTGGGCTCGAACAGGCTGCAACTTCGACGCTTCAGGCAATGGCAAATGCGTAACAGGCGATTGCGGCGGTTTGCTCAAGTGTTCAGCCGGTGGTGCACCGCCAGTGAGCCTTGCGGAATTCACCATCGGCAAGGACGCTAACGACAAGGACTTCTACGACGTCAGTCTTGTCGACGGTTATAACGTGGGGTTAGGCGTCAAGGCGGTTGGTGGCAGCGGAGATTGTCGGTATGCGGGCTGTGTTACTGATCTTAAACGAAACTGTCCGACGGAGTTACAGGTGATGGATTCGGGCTCTGTTGTTGCGTGTAAAAGCGCGTGTGCTGCGTTCAACACGTCTCAGTTTTGCTGCACCGGCGACCATGCGACGCCTCAAACATGTTCGCCCACACAGTACTCGAAGCTGTTCAAGAACGCTTGTCCCACGGCTTACAGTTATGCTTACGATGATGCTACTAGTACTTTTACTTGCTCTGGCTCTGATTATGTGATCACTTTCTGCCCCAGTTAG
- the LOC123229759 gene encoding pathogenesis-related thaumatin-like protein 3.5 isoform X3: MATRNHSTCLLLLLFSFGIAGSSATVFTLQNQCSYTIWPGTLCGNGIATLGDGGFSLAAGASVQFPVPQAWSGRIWARTGCNFDASGNGKCVTGDCGGLLKCSAGGAPPVSLAEFTIGKDANDKDFYDVSLVDGYNVGLGVKAVGGSGDCRYAGCVTDLKRNCPTELQVMDSGSVVACKSACAAFNTSQFCCTGDHATPQTCSPTQYSKLFKNACPTAYSYAYDDATSTFTCSGSDYVITFCPS, translated from the exons ATGGCGACTCGTAACCACTCAACTTGTCTTCTTCTACTTCTCTTCTCGTTTg GCATTGCAGGTTCTTCGGCTACAGTTTTCACTCTCCAGAATCAATGCAGTTATACGATATGGCCCGGAACTTTATGCGGCAACGGCATCGCCACTCTCGGTGACGGGGGGTTCTCATTAGCTGCAGGTGCGTCAGTCCAGTTCCCCGTCCCACAAGCTTGGTCCGGTCGAATCTGGGCTCGAACAGGCTGCAACTTCGACGCTTCAGGCAATGGCAAATGCGTAACAGGCGATTGCGGCGGTTTGCTCAAGTGTTCAGCCGGTGGTGCACCGCCAGTGAGCCTTGCGGAATTCACCATCGGCAAGGACGCTAACGACAAGGACTTCTACGACGTCAGTCTTGTCGACGGTTATAACGTGGGGTTAGGCGTCAAGGCGGTTGGTGGCAGCGGAGATTGTCGGTATGCGGGCTGTGTTACTGATCTTAAACGAAACTGTCCGACGGAGTTACAGGTGATGGATTCGGGCTCTGTTGTTGCGTGTAAAAGCGCGTGTGCTGCGTTCAACACGTCTCAGTTTTGCTGCACCGGCGACCATGCGACGCCTCAAACATGTTCGCCCACACAGTACTCGAAGCTGTTCAAGAACGCTTGTCCCACGGCTTACAGTTATGCTTACGATGATGCTACTAGTACTTTTACTTGCTCTGGCTCTGATTATGTGATCACTTTCTGCCCCAGTTAG